A single genomic interval of Helianthus annuus cultivar XRQ/B chromosome 6, HanXRQr2.0-SUNRISE, whole genome shotgun sequence harbors:
- the LOC110864999 gene encoding inactive poly [ADP-ribose] polymerase RCD1, translating into MASKWVKVSDGDSAIIVSPKRKSASQVARASNRALTVRPSPLSNQTGKRKRDESFKCFSSRKSLLKNYLNFTKSGVLKHLLFSQDGQWNDFSQDVIDLVKEDFLAKKLSIEVKFNGRHVMLDILHMVEVDLKTGVQKPIAWIDDTGSCFFPESYSSYESHQCGKSEAQNNVELAELESSITPEIKLRVEIELNGLSNNNFEECMGESNVQESNTKRAKVDHNLNERRCKQLDSTADQFVEQIQQSDDCKTLDPETVRNMFIKDVDPALKVEIVDVKKCTGDIMESKLELFLKQLEITQKQRGNANVKYAWFMSPTDVNSSTVVYGLGHDGPKLGRYGYGVHLTAVNSPDNSATICDIDEKGVRCMVLCRVILGNTELVLPGSKQFYPSDESFDSGVDNLDNPKHYVVWNMNTNTHIYPEYAVTVNTSPIAQGNLNITTQDPEGPMQVDSSPSKPEHVYVEKDPCVGSSTSKAPKSPWMPFSKLFEAISDKVAPDDMKLVHILYESLKGKKTSREEFIRKLRAIVGDQILRSTISSLQSSRA; encoded by the exons ATGGCATCAAAGTGGGTCAAAGTATCAGACGGTGATAGTGCAATCATTGTTAGTCCTAAAAGGAAAAGCGCATCTCAAGTAGCTAGAGCTAGCAACCGCGCGTTAACTGTGAGGCCTAGCCCGTTATCGAATCAAACcggaaagagaaagagagatgaAAGCTTTAAGTGTTTCTCATCTAGAAAAAGTTTACTCAAGAACTACTTAAATTTTACAAAAAGTGGAGTACTCAAACATTTGCTTTTCTCCCAAGATGGTCAATGGAATGATTTTTCCCAAGATGTTATTGACTTGGTCAAGGAAGATTTCTTGGCTAAGAAGTTATCAATTGAAGTGAAGTTTAACGGGCGTCATGTAATGTTAGATATCTTGCATATGGTCGAAGTAGATTTGAAAACTGGTGTACAGAAACCTATAGCATGGATCGATGACACAGGTAGTTGCTTTTTCCCTGAATCATATTCTAGTTATGAAAGTCATCAATGCGGTAAGTCCGAGGCACAAAATAATGTAGAACTTGCTGAATTAGAGTCTTCTATTACTCCTGAAATTAAATTGCGTGTCGAGATTGAACTTAATGGACTAAGTAACAATAATTTCGAGGAGTGCATGGGCGAGTCAAATGTCCAAGAGTCAAATACTAAAAGGGCCAAAGTTGACCACAACTTAAATGAACGTCGTTGCAAACAACTAGATTCAACAGCTGACCAATTTGTTGAGCAAATTCAACAGAGTGATGATTGCAAAACTTTGGACCCTGAAACTGTCAGAAACATGTTTATCAAGGACGTTGATCCAGCGTTGAAAGTTGAGATAGTTGATGTCAAGAAATGTACCGGTGATATTATGGAATCAAAGCTAGAGCTTTTCTTGAAGCAACTTGAAATTACACAAAAGCAACGTGGGAATGCAAATGTGAAATATGCCTGGTTCATGTCTCCCACAGATGTGAACTCTAGCACTGTGGTTTATGGGCTCGGACATGATGGGCCCAAACTTGGAAGATATGGGTATGGGGTCCACCTTACAGCTGTTAACTCTCCGGACAACAG TGCTACTATTTGTGATATTGACGAAAAAGGAGTAAGATGCATGGTGTTATGCCGTGTGATATTGGGAAATACGGAACTTGTTTTACCTGGATCTAAACAATTTTATCCAAGTGACGAGTCGTTTGACAGTGGAGTGGATAATCTCGATAACCCGAAACATTATGTTGTTTGGAACATGAATACAAATACCCATATCTATCCTGAATATGCTGTCACTGTCAACACATCCCCAATCGCTCAAG GGAATCTGAATATAACAACCCAAGATCCCGAGGGACCCATGCAAGTAGATTCCTCACCTAGCAAACCG GAGCACGTGTATGTGGAAAAGGACCCGTGTGTTGGATCAAGCACCTCTAAGGCTCCTAAATCTCCTTGGATGCCGTTCTCTAAGCTGTTTGAAGCTATTTCGGATAAAGTAGCTCCAGATGATATGAAGCTAGTGCATATCTTATATGAGTCTCTTAAG GGAAAGAAAACGAGCCGGGAAGAGTTTATCAGGAAGCTGCGAGCAATTGTCGGGGATCAGATATTAAGGTCTACTATATCCAGTCTTCAGTCCTCCAGGGCTTAA